GGCTTGCGGATCGTGACGGCTCGTGGTGATGAGCACGAGGTCGCGCCGCGTTCGGCAGGCTGACGGCTGCCCAGCCTGTAACACCGCGTGCGGCGATGTTGCGGGCTGCGTTTCGGTCGGCGTGCTCGGCGAAGCCGCATGACCGGCAGTGGAAGGTGGATTGGTTGGGCCGGTTGGCCTTGGCGACGTGTCCGCAGGCGGAGCATCCCTGCGAGGTGTACGCCGGGTTGACGTGCACGACCGCCACTGCGGACCGCTTCGCCTTGTAGGCGATGTACTGGCCGAGTTGGTGGAACGCCCACGAGTGCAGCGTGACCCGCTGGGGCCGTCGGAGCCGTACCCGGTCGCGGATGCCGCCCAGGTCTTCCAGGGCGATTCCGCGGCCGGTGCGTTCGGCCTCGGTCACGATGCTCTTGGCGATGCGGTGGTTGGTGTCGGCGGCGAACCGGGATTCCTTGCGGCGGCGTTTCTTCAGCAGCCGCTTGGCGGACTTGGTGCCGATGGTCTGGAGTTTCGCGCGGAGCCGCTGGTTGCGGTGCCGGATGCGGTTTGTGGCTTTGCCGCTGTGGTGGCGGCCGTCGGAGTCGGTGGCGAGGTTGGCGATGCCGAGGTCGACGCCGAGGAACCCGTCCGGTTCCTTGGTCGCGGTGTCGGGGATGTCGCAGGTGGCGTACAGGAACCACTTGCCGTCGCGGCAGACCAGGTCCGACTCGCCGCGGCGGTGCGCGGCCAGGGTGGCGTGCTGCTGGTCGGAGCAGCCGAGGCGGATCGGCCCGGATCGGCCAGCGACCGTCCAGATCGACACGGTGCGGGCAGCCAGTTGCCAGGACAGGCAACGGTCGTCGAACGGCTGCGCCGCGTCGCGACGGAACCGGATCGGTTTGCCCTCGGCGGCCTGGCGCCTCTTCGAGGCTGGCTTGCCGAGGTTGCCGGCCTGGATGTTGGCCGTCAGGGTGGCGTACGCGCCGGATACCTTCCGGGCGACGTGGATGGCGGGCTGCGCGGACAGACCCATGTCCTTCAACTGGCCGTAGGTGAGCCGCTGCAACGACTGCTTGGCGAACACCCGCCGCTGGTACGCCAACCCGGAGGCGACGTTCGCGGCGTCGTTGCACAGGCCCACAGTGGCCCGCAACGCCGCCTGCTGAGCGGCGTCCGGGAACAGCCGGACCTGCACGACAATCTTCACCAGGCGTCCTCGTCCGCGTAGTCCTCCTCGGCTGCCATCGACGTCGGCCAGCGGCACCACGCGGCCCGGTCAGCTTCGTCCTCGGAGCAGCGTGTCTCGATCATCAGGTGTCGGCCGACAACTTCGAGCGCAACAGCAACGACTATTTCGGGCCATTCTCGTGGTTCGACATCGGACGCCCTGATTTCGTCGGCGTCTACAAGGGCAGCAATGGTTCCGAGTGGTACCCGGAGTACGCGCAGATCTACGCGCACGCCACCGGGACCTGGTACCGCTGCCCGATGAACGCCTACTACGGCGATGGCGAGGAGACCCGCTGGTTCGACTGCCCGTGACGTCGAATCCGATCTAGTGATCGCGGTGCAACTTCAGCTACGAGGGTGTCCCCGGCCGACTGACGGCCGGGGACACCGCCGTGCTCCTGCCCGAGATTGATGTAAAGCTCTCTAGACACGATGTCAAAGATTCGCTACCTTGCTGGTGTCAAAGATTCTAGACACCGAAGGGGCTGATCATGACGCACGACGAGAAACGCGCGTGGATCGGGCTGATCGTCGCCGTGCTCGGCTACTCCGCCTACGTGGCCGTCATCGCGAGCCGCGCGGACGGACGCTCGCTGCCTGACGTGCCGTACGCGAGCACCCTGTTGTGGACGGTCGGCGCGGCCATCGTCGCGTCGATCGTGGCCGAGATCGGCATGGCCATCGTGAATCCAGGCGCGTCCCGCACCAGGGACGTGCGGGACCGCGACATCGGGCGGCTCGGCGACCACGTCGGCCAGTCGTTCGTCGTCGTCGGCGCGGTCGCGGCGATGCTCATGGCGATGGCGGACTGGGACCGGTTCTGGATCGCCAACGTGATCTACCTCTGCTTCGTGCTGTCGGCGGTCCTCGGCGGCATCACGAAGGTCATCGTGTACCGCAGGAGCTTCCCCCAGTGGTGAAGCCGACGCAGGTCACCAACTGCATCCGCGCGCTGCGCTTCGCGCACGGCGAGATGACCCAGGCCGAACTCGCCGAGCGCATCGGCGTCACCCGACAGACCCTCATCGCCATCGAGCAGGGCCGCTACTCGCCTTCGCTGGAGATGGCCTTCCGGATCGCCCGGGTGTTCCGCGTTCCGCTCGACGACGTGTTCCAGTACCCCGACTCCCCCGAGGAGAAGTCATGAAAGCGATCGCCCGCGACCGGTACGGCCCGGCCGACGTGCTCGACCTCCGCGACATCGACACGCCCTCGATCGGCGAGGACGAGGTGCTCGTCAAGGTGCGCGCCGCCGGCGTGGACCCGGGCGTGTGGATCCTCATGACCGGCCGACCCATGGCCGTGCGCCTCGCGGTCGGGCTGCGCCGACCCAAGGTGGCGGTGCTCGGCCGGGACGTCGCCGGTGTGGTGGCGGCGGTCGGCGCCGGCGTGACCCGCCTGCGTCCCGGCGACGAGGTGTTCGGCACCTGCGGGAGCGGCTCGTTCGCCGAGTACGCGACGGCGCGGCAGCACCGGCTGGCGCCCAAGCCGGCCAACCTCACCTTCGTGCAGGCGGCGGCGACGCCCATCTCCGCGGTGACGGCGCTGCAGAGCGTCCGCGACGCCCGGGTGCAGCCCGGGCAGCGGGTGCTGGTCACCGGCGCGGCCGGAGGGGTCGGGTCGTTCGCCGTCCAGCTTCTCAAGGTGTACGGGGCACGCGTGACCGGCGTCTGCAGCACCTCGAAGATCGAGCTGGTGCGTTCCATCGGTGCCGAGGACGTCATCGACTACACCCAGCACGAGATCGACCGCGGCGGTGCGCAGTACGACATCATCATCGACACCGCGGGCAGCCGGCCGTTGCCGTTGCTCCGGCGCGCACTCACGCCGCATGGGACGATCGCCCTCGTCGGCGGCGGACACGCCAAGGGCTGGCTGCTCGGCGGCTTCCAGCGCCAGATGGCTGCGCCGTTGCTCTCGCTGTTCGGCGGCCAGCGGGTATGCGGCGTGACCGCTCGGGAGCGCTACGAGGACCTCGAGGAACTGACCCCGCTCATCGAGTCGGGCTCGGTCACCCCGGTCATCGACCGCACCTACGCTCTCGCCGACGCGCCCGACGCGATCCGTTACCTCGCCCAGGGTCACCCCGCGGGCAAGGTCGTCGTCACGGTGTAGCGCGCCGGCCGCCCGCCGATGGTGGATGCTATCGGTGTCCTGCTCTTGAGTGTCCTGTATGGAGATCGTGTGAGGACGATGTCGGGCAAGACCTGCCTGGTGACCGGCGCGACCAGCGGGATCGGCAAGGAGACAGCGCTGCGGTTGGCCATGCTCGGCGCTACCGTGATCATTGTCGCCCGCGATGCGGCACGCGGTGAGACGGCCCGCGACGAGATCCGCCGGCACGTACCGCTCGCGCAGATCGAGACCGTGGCCGCGGACCTGTCGAGCCTGGCGCAGGTACGCCGGCTGGCCGACGAGGTCATGGCTCGGTACGACCGGCTCGATGTCCTGGTCAACAACGCTGGCGTGATCTCGATGCGCCGGCAGCTGACCGCCGATGGGTTGGAGACTACGTTCGCGACCAACCATCTGGGGCCGTTCCTGCTCACCAACCTGGTGCGTGGGCTGTTGGAGCGCAGCGCTCCCGCACGGGTGGTCACGGTCTCGTCCGCCGCCCACAAGCAGGCCCGGACAATCCCGTGGGATGACCTGCCCCGCGGGGCGCAGGCCGGGCATGCGCAGACCTATCCCCTCTCGAAACTACTGAACATCCTGTTCACCGTCGAGTTGGCCAAGCGTCTGACCGGCACCGGAGTCACCGCAAACTGTCTGCATCCCGGCTTCGTACGTACCGCCCTCGGCCGCGACGTCACCGGCGCGCTCGGCGCGGTTGTGCGGCTCGTCCTGCGTATTCAGCCCGGCCCCGCAACTGGTGCCGAGACCTCGGTATACCTTGCCAGTTCGCCGGAGATCGCCGACGTGACCGGCGGCTACTTCGTCAGGTGCAAGCCTGCCGAGCCAAGCGCTCTGGCCAGAGACGCCCGGGCTGCCGCGAGGTTGTGGGCGCTCAGCGAAGAACTTGCTGGCCTTGACCCAGGCCGGTAACCAACAAGACGACCGGAAGCCGGACCAAGGGACGGGCCGCGACGTCGTTCCCCGTACCGAACTGACTAGAGCGCGAAATCCAGCGCCGAAATACCTTGCGGACGTACCAGACAACTACACGGTGCACGACCGGGTCGGTGCGCCTTGGCTGGCCAGCCCTTCGATGATCGAGCCGTGGAGCACACCGGCCGTCGCTCGGCGTAGCAAATTCCTCGGGTCACGATCCGTCCGGAGGGTTGGCCGGCTGCTGTCCCGGCCAGAACGGCCACTCCTCGAACGACCGGCAACGTCCGTCGTCGGCGAATCGCATGATCCACAGGTCGCGGTACTCCTGGTCGACCGGGTCGCCGTAGCGGACCTCCTGGCGTGACACCGCGGTGTCGCCGTCAACCGCAACGATCTCGCTGGTCATCTGGAACACCTCGTCGGGACCTCTGCGCTGCTTTTCCCACATCCGGGCGATGGCCGGCAGGCCGACGACGGGCGTCCAGTACGGCCCCTGCTGGTAGCTCGCGTCCTCGGTGAAGATCGTGACCAGCGCGTCCGTGCCCGGCGTCCGCCAAATCTGCTCGTAGGCGGCGAGCCAATCGGCGACCTGCTTCCTGTCCATGGACATCCACCTTGCCATCGGCGGGGCGGGCAGGCGGCGAGAACCGGCCAGCTGCGGGCATGCACTCGTCAACCAGCCGCCGGTGTCAGGCGTGACGGCCGCAGAGCGGACCTGCGCGCTGCAGGATCTCAGCACGCCCCGTGGGGTGATGTGCGGAACGCGCGAGAGGGTGGCTGACCACGAATCGGCCCAAACTTGACAATTCCTCCCTTAGGTTACTGCGCAGGAGGTGTGTCGAGACCTGGGGGCGACGTGGAGAGCTATCCGGCGATCGAGGATCACGGGCTCATCGGAGACCTGCAGACCGCCGCGCTGGTGACGTGCGACGGGACGATCGACTGGTTCTGCGCGCCGCGCTTCGACTCGCCGAGCATCTTCGCCGCGCTGCTGGACCACGAGCGGGGTGGCTATTTTCGCATCGCCCCGCACGATGTCCGGTACGTCACCAAGCAGCTCTACCTGCCTGGCACTCCGATCCTGATCACCCGGTTCATCAGCGCGGACGGCGTCGCCGAGGTGATGGACTTCATGCCGGTCACCGGCGATCAGGCCGTTGACGCGCACCGCCTGGTCCGCATGGTCAACATGGTCCGGGGCAGCATGCGGTTTCGGGTGGAGTGCCGGCCCCGGTTCGACTACGCCCGGGAGAAGCACCAACTGGAGCGCCACCGCAATGGGTACGTCTTCCGCAGCCGGTCGGCGGTGCTCACCTTCAACCCGGTTGACCCGGTGCGGCAGTTGATGTCGCAGGGAGGCGACATCCGCCTGGAGGACGACGACCTGGTCGTATACGGCACCCTGAACGAGGGTGACACCGGCGGGGTGGTCCTGGAGACGGCCGGCACGGAGCCACGGATCATCGCGCCGGCAGAGGTCCAGGGGATGTTCGAGTGGACCCGGGACTACTGGCGGCGCTGGGTCGAGCGCTCCCGCTACACCGGGCGGTGGCGGGAGATGGTCGAGCGCTCGGCCATCACGCTGAAGCTCATGACGTACGCGCCGACCGGCGCGATGATCGCCGCGCCCACCGCCGCGCTGCCCGAGCTGGTCGGCGGCACCCGCAACTGGGACTACCGCTACACCTGGGTACGCGACACGTCGTTCTCGGTGCACGCGCTGCTCGGCCTCGGCTTCACCGAAGAGGTCAGCCGGTACATGAACTGGCTGGACGAGCGGATCCGCGAGGCCGGTGACCACCAGGACCCACTGAAGATCATGTATCGGGTGGATGGCTCCTCCGATCTGCACGAGGAGATCCTCGATCACCTGGAGGGCTACCGCGGCTCCCGACCGGTGCGGATCGGCAACGGCGCCGCCGACCAGCTCCAACTCGACATCCACGGCGAGGCCCTCTACGCCATGCACCTCGCCGACGAGCAGGGCATCCGCGTCTCGCACCAGGTGTGGAAGAGCACCGTCCGGCTCGTCGACTGGCTCTGCCAACACTGGGACCAGGCCGACGCCGGCATCTGGGAGAGCCGCCACCACCCCCGCAACTACACCTTCGGCCGGGTGATGTCCTGGGTGGCGCTGGACCGGGCCATCCGCCTCGCCACCCGCACCGGCCGCCCCGGCGACATCACCGGCTGGGCCGAGCAACGCAACCGGATCTACAACCAGGTCATGGCCCGCGGATACAACCGGGAACGCGGCAGCTTCGTGCAGGCGTACGACGAGAACGTGCTGGACGCGGCGCTGCTCTCCATGCCGGCGGTCGGCTTCGTGACGCCGAGCGACCCCCTCTGGCAGTCCACCTTGAACGCGATCGAGCGCGAGCTGGTCTCCGACAGCCTGGTCCACCGGTACGACCCGGTCCACTCCCCCGACGGCCTTCCCGGCCACGAGGGCACCTTCAACATGTGCACGTTCTGGTACGTCGAGGCGCTGGCCCGCTCCGGCCGCCTGGACGACGCCCGGCTCACCTTCGAGAAGATGTTCACCTTCAGCAACCATCTCGGCCTGTACGCCGAGGAGATCGCCGCGACCGGTGAGCAGATCGGCAACTACCCGCAGGCGTTCAGCCATCTCTCCCTGATCAACTCGGCGCTGGCGCTGAACGACCTGCTCGACGCCAAGGCCGACGCCCGGCGCCGCCAATAGAGTGGCCTCAGCCCCAGACGCGCTCGCCCCCACGGGGGCTGATCAGGGTGGCGGGTGACTTGCGGTTGTGCTGACCTACTTCGGCAGTTCCGGGTCAGGCGCTTGTCGCCGCCGTCTCGCAGTCGGATGGAGTGCCACGCCGCGCGTACGTGGCTGCGCATGACCGACTCCGCCCAGTCGGGGTCGGGCGCGGCCAGGGCCGCCACCAGTTCGTGGTGGTGAGCCAGGCTACGGCGCAGCGCGTCCGGGGTGTACCGGGAGAAGGTGCGCGAGACGAGCGGCATCTGGATCACCGAGGAGACGACGCCGGCCAGTCGGCTGTTGTCGGACGCCTCGAGGATCATCCGGTGGAACCGGTTGTTCAGCTCGGTGAGCTCGTCCACGTCGGTCGGTCGTCTGTCCGGCGCGACCTCGTCCATCCGGTGGGCCAGCGCGTCTAGCGCGTCCACGTCGATGGTGCCCCTGGTGGCCGCCAGTCGGCAGCCCCACGGCTCGAGCACGGACCGCAGGCTGAAGATCTCGTCGAGATCGTGGATGCTCCATGCCTGGACCTGCACGCCGCGGAATCCCGGACACCGCTGCGGTTGCACCTGCACGACACCCGGCACACCGGCGTGGCCAACGCGGTCGCGGCGCTCCAGGCAGGCGTCACGACCCTCGACGCCAGCATCGGCGGAGCAGGCGGTTGCCCGTTCGCGCCGGCGGCGACCGGAAACCTCGCCACCGAGGACCTCGTCTACCTCTTCGACCGGATGGGGCAGCCCACCGGCCTGAAACTGGAGGAGGTCACCTCGGCCGCGTCCTGGCTGGAACGGAGGCTCGGAAATCAACTCCCGGGCGCTCTGCTCCGGGCGGGCGGTTTTCCCGCCTGAGCCTGCGCCGAGGGCACTTGCCCGACGAGGGTCTGACCGTCCAGCGTCACCTGCGGTCAGGCCCGTGGACCAAGCTGGGCCAGGATCGTCGGGTCGGTGATCTTCTCGTCCTCGTTGAGCAGAAGCACCTTGCTGAGAATGACGCTGGTGATCCGGTCCTCGTCGGCGAACGGCAGGAACAGGCTGGGATGGGCCGTGCCGCCGAACGAGGCTGGTACCACGCACAGGTAGCCACCGGGCTCGACGTGAATGCTGCCGCTGTTGAGGTGCACTCGATAGGTGGCCCGGGAGCCACGGACCACGGCCGACGTGCCGTCGACGGTCACCCGGGCCAGCCCGAGATCATCGACCAGGCTGGCCAGCAAATGGGCCCGGCTCGCCCCGTGTAGCGGCGAGGCGTACCCGGCCGGGTCGATCCCGGCGACCGACACGACGAGGTCCAGATCCCGCATGACCTCGGAGAACGCCACCGGCGGCACGTCGGCCAGGGGGACGACCGAGCCTGCGGCCAGGAAACGCAACTCGCCGACGACCACCTCTCCCCCACCGAAATAGCCGGGCAGGTCGCAGACCAGCGCGGCGGTGATCTCGGTGGTGACCGGCCGGGTTGCCTGGTGCTGCTGATACTGGCCATGAGTCGACCAGCCGCGCCCGGACAGCAGCTGACCCGACACCTTGCCGTCGACCGTGTGTCCGGCGAACCGTCGCGACACGTCGACAGCGTCGCGTTCGGCCGGAGTCAACAGGTACAGCTCCCGGAAGGCCTGTTTCACGGGTTGTCGGATCCGTTGCCGGACGACCTCCGCCTGCCAGTGGGCGAGCAGGTCCCGCTCGTACAACAGCGACGGATGCACCACGGTGACCGGACCGTCGAGGTCGACCTGGTCGAGCAAGCCGATCGTGCCCACCTGGTCCTGCCAGATCAGCGCCGGGAGCATCACCGCGCCGGCTGGCAGGCTCCGCAGGCGGGCGAGCTCGTCAGGCGCGAGGGTGCCGCCGGTGGCGACGAGTCGCTCGATCAGCCCGGTACGTATGCGGCGAGCCTGGTCGCGTAGCCGTTCCTGGTGTTCGCGGACCTCGGGGTACCGCGGGTCGGCGCGTACGGCAGCCGGCACCGACGTCAGCTGCCTGCCTGCCTTGCTGATGGTGATGAGCGGCTCGGCATCGGACAGCCGCAGCGCGACGGTGTAGTCGCCGATGTGCCACTCGCCGGGCGTCTCAGTGGCGATGCGGGCCTCGCAGTCCCACTCCAGGCGCTCGGCGTCTGGGAAAGCGGTCACCTGGGCGAGATGGTCGAGGGCGACGGCGACCGCGGCGGCGTGGCTGTGCCTGCGGTTCGGACCCAGCTTCGGACCCCGCTTCGCCACCTCCCGCAACGCCATGTAGCGGTCGAGCACCGTCTCCCCGTCGGCCAGCGGCAGCAGGCCGAAAGCGGCGATGCCCGCCAGCGCGTTGTGCTTGACGCGCTTGGAGACGGCTGCGCGGTTCCAGCCCAGCGCGGCGGAGACGATCTCGCTCGGGCAGATCCGCAGCAGCCGGCGCGCACCGTCGACGCCGGCCTGCCGCACGGCAGCGAGGATGGCGCTCCTGTCCTGCCGCACAGCCTCCGTTGTGGAGGTCGCCTGCACCAGCCGCAGCAGCGGCTCCGCGCCGGGTAGCCCGAGCAGTGGCAGCAGCACCCCGGCGTCACCCGCCGGCAGCCGTAGGTCGAAGGCGTACCGCCGCTCCTCTGCCGGCCGATCGCGCAGGTGTTCCACCAGCGCCGTCCGCTCGCCATCGGTCAGCTCGGCGGCGCCGAGGCGCACGGCCATCCGGCGATCCGTTGGTCGCTCCATGGCCCGGAGCACGAACCGCAGGCCTCGTGGCACCAGCACCTCGGGTAGCGCGGTCCACTCGGGCTCGGGTGGCGAGGTCAGGCGCCAGGCCACCTCGTCGAAGTAGTCGCGCACAGCGGGCGTGCAGGCGTGGGGCATCGACCGTTCGGCGCCGTCCGCCGGGGAGCGTCCGACGATGGCGTTGCCCAGGTACTCGTCGTCGGTGAACGCCTGCTCGATGATCTCGACATCGAGCGCCCCCACCTCGTGCAGAGCGTCCAGGACCCGCACCACGGTCGCCCGACTCGCGCGGCCCAGCGGAGTGAGGACCAGCAGCCGCAGCAGGTGAACGTCGTTGGCGGCGATTGCGCGGTCGGCCAGGGGCTCGAGCGGTGGTTTCGGCCAGCCCACGTGGTCCACGATGGAGGCGAGCTGGGCCGTACGGCTGGCGGTCGGCCACGGCGTTTCCAGGACGTCTGCCGGATCGTCGGGGTTCTGCACCGGAAACGCCGCATCGTAGATGTCGTCCAGCGACGCGTGGATGTCACCGACGTTCGAGTCCAGATGTCCACCGGTACGGTCAATGCTGTTGCCGGCTTCCAGCCCACGCCGGATCTCCTTGGCGTGGGCCCGCAGACCTGGCAGGTCATCGGCCTTCGCCAAGGCCGAGGCCTCGTCGACCATCCCCCACAGGGCGTCTCGCTGGCGACGGACCTCGTCGGCGTACATCTCCGGTACGTCCACCACGGGTCACCCACCGACCAGCGCGGTCAGCCGCAGGAACACGACGGGCTCGCCGGGGCGAAGCACGATCTCCTCGTCGAGCCGCTCGACCTGGCGTCCTCCCACGAACAACACGAACACGCTCCGCTCGAACGCCCGACACGCCCGAGCCACATGCTCGGCGACGTCCGGCGAATCGAGTTGCGGTGAGGGCATCCGGACCATGCCGGTGGATGCCTGTGCCCGGATCTCCGCCGCGGAAAGATACTGGCGATCGAGCACGGTCTGGCAACGCGTGGCGTCGACGCCCAACGACCGGATCTGCTCCTCAACCGCCCTGCGGATCAGCTCCCGCACCGTCGCACGTTCGCTCGCGAGCTCGACCAGAACGTCCGGCATGCCGGACCGATACGCGCCGGACACCACTGCACGCACCTTCACCTGCAACACCGACATGTGTCCATCCTGTCAGCCGCAACTCAGCAGTGGCGCATCGTGCCGGCGCTGCTGCCACACCGGTGTCCAGGGACCATCGACCGTGAGCGATAACATCCCGTACGTCAAGTCGTAATGTTCGGGGTTCACCAGCCGGTGGCGCACCGCAGCCGACGTCAGCGGGCGGGATCGACGAGGACGCCGGGGTTGAGGATCCAGGACGGGTCGAGGGCGCTCTTGGCGGCGCGCAGTGCGAGCGCGATCGGGTCCGGACGCTGCCGGTCGTACCACGGTCGGTGGTCGCGGCCGACGGCGTGGTGGTGGGTGATGGTCCCGCCGGCGGCGAGCAGCGCGTCGGAGACGGCATGCTTGACCTGGTCCCACTGTGCGAGGGTGGCGCCCCAGCGGCCGGTGGCGTACACACCAAAGTAGGGAGCGGGGCCGTCCGGGTATACATGCGTGAAGCGGCAGGTGACCACACCGGTCGCGGCGACGGCGCGCAGCGCTTCGCCGGCCGCGGCGAGCACGGCAGCGCGCAAGGCGGGGAATCGATCCCAGGTGCAGGCGGTCTCGAACGTCTCCACGATCATCGACCGGGCGGCGAGCGCGTCGCGCTGGTACGGCATCCGCAGGAACGCTGACCGCCAGGCGTCGGCGGCGGCGGTGCGCTGCCGTGGGCCGGACGAGTCGTCGCTGCGGGATGGCTCCGGCAGGGTTCCGCCGTGGTCGCGGCACAGCTCGACGGCGCGGTCCAGCCATGGTGTGACCGGATGGTCTGCGGACTCGAATCCCAGGACGAGCACGCCGCCGGTGGTGGCGGCGCCGGCGTTGAGAAGCGCCTCCACCGGGTCGAGCAGCCGGCAGTTGCTCGGGTGCAGACCGGACTGGGCGATGGCCCGGGTGGCGGTGACCGCCCCGTCGTAGTCGGTGAAGTGCACCGAGGCGCCCGCCCGCCAGCGGGGCCGGTCCTGCAGCCGCATCCACGCCTCGGTGATGACGCCGAGCGCGCCTTCGGAGCCGAGGAACAGACGGTCCGGGGACGGCCCGGCGCCGGAGCCGGGCAGCCGGCGCGACTGGCTGGTGCCCGCTGGGGTGATCACCCGCATCGACTCCACCAGGTCGTCGATGTGGGTGAGGACGGTGGCGTAGTGACCGCCGGCGCGGGTGGCTAGCCAGCCGCCCAGGGTGGAGAACTCGAACGACTGCGGGAAGTGCCGCAGGGTGAGGTCGTACCGCCGGAGTTGGTCCTCCAGCGCCGGGCCGAACACTCCGGCCTGGATGCGGGCCGCCCGGCTGGTCGGGTCCACCTCCAGCACCCGGTCGAGGCGCCCAAGGTCGAGACTGACCGCCGCGGGATACGCGTCACCCAGCCGCGGCTCCACACCGCCGACCACTGACGATCCGCCGCCGTAGGGGATTACCGCGATGTCCCGGCCCGCGCACCAGTCCAGCACGTCGACGACGTCCTGCTCGGTCACCGGCCGGACCACCAGGTCCGGCGGGTCGTGGACATCCCCGTGCAGGTTGCGGACGACGTCCCGGAACGCCTTGCCATGGGTGTGCGCCGCCCGGTCGGCCGGATCCGTCGAGCACAGCCTGGCGAGTGACGTCGGCGGATTGACCCGCGGTGGGCGCAGGCCGAGTTCGTCCACCGGCGGCGCAACGTGCTCGGTCAGGTCGACGTCGGGCAGCAGGGTACGCACCCGGGTTGCCAACGCCGTGGCCTCCGCGCCGGTCACTGCGTCCTCGACGTTCCCCCAGCCCCACCACGAACGGCCTTTCCCGGCCATGCGGCCTCCCCGCCGTCCACCATCGCCAGATCGACTCGCCGGTAACGTACATCGACGGCCAGCACCGCGTCGATGCTGTCGTGCTGGTCAACGCCGCCTTCCAGCCCCGGATCGCCCGGTTGTCACCGCCGCTGCCCCTACTCCTCCTCGGCGAACACGACCTCGCGGCGCCTGCGAATCGTCGGGAGGACGGCGACGACGAGCGCTGCCACGGCCAGGGCCAGAAGCACTGCGGAGATCGGTCGGGTCAGGAAGACCGACGGGTCGCCGCGGGAGATGATGAGCGCCCGCCGCAGGTTCTCCTCAAGCAAGGGACCGAGGACGAAGCCGAGCAGCAGTGGCGCCGGCTCGCAGCCGCACTTGATCAGGATGTAGCCCAGGATCCCGAAGAACGCGATGGCGTAGACGTCGTACGCGTTGAAGGCCAGGGAGTACGTGCCGATCGCGGCGAACAGGATGATCATCGGGAACAGCACCTGGTACGGGATGCGCAGCATGCGCACCCACAAGCCGATCAGCGGCAGGTTCAGCAGCAGGAGCAGCACGTTGCCGATCCACATCGACGCGATCAGGCCCCAGAACAGCGCCGGTTCGTCATTGATGACGTTCGGGCCGGGGGTGATGCCGTGGACGATGAACGCGCCGACCATCAGTGCCATCACCGGGTGGGCGGGCAGACCCAGGGTGAGCAGCGGGATGAACGACGTCTGTGCGGCGGCGTTGTTCGCCGACTCGGGGCCGGCGACGCCCTCGATCGCACCGCGCCCGAACTCCTGCGGCCGCTTCGAGATCCACTTCTCGACGGCGTACGAGGTGAACGAGGC
The nucleotide sequence above comes from Micromonospora sp. NBC_00389. Encoded proteins:
- a CDS encoding DUF4132 domain-containing protein, translating into MDVPEMYADEVRRQRDALWGMVDEASALAKADDLPGLRAHAKEIRRGLEAGNSIDRTGGHLDSNVGDIHASLDDIYDAAFPVQNPDDPADVLETPWPTASRTAQLASIVDHVGWPKPPLEPLADRAIAANDVHLLRLLVLTPLGRASRATVVRVLDALHEVGALDVEIIEQAFTDDEYLGNAIVGRSPADGAERSMPHACTPAVRDYFDEVAWRLTSPPEPEWTALPEVLVPRGLRFVLRAMERPTDRRMAVRLGAAELTDGERTALVEHLRDRPAEERRYAFDLRLPAGDAGVLLPLLGLPGAEPLLRLVQATSTTEAVRQDRSAILAAVRQAGVDGARRLLRICPSEIVSAALGWNRAAVSKRVKHNALAGIAAFGLLPLADGETVLDRYMALREVAKRGPKLGPNRRHSHAAAVAVALDHLAQVTAFPDAERLEWDCEARIATETPGEWHIGDYTVALRLSDAEPLITISKAGRQLTSVPAAVRADPRYPEVREHQERLRDQARRIRTGLIERLVATGGTLAPDELARLRSLPAGAVMLPALIWQDQVGTIGLLDQVDLDGPVTVVHPSLLYERDLLAHWQAEVVRQRIRQPVKQAFRELYLLTPAERDAVDVSRRFAGHTVDGKVSGQLLSGRGWSTHGQYQQHQATRPVTTEITAALVCDLPGYFGGGEVVVGELRFLAAGSVVPLADVPPVAFSEVMRDLDLVVSVAGIDPAGYASPLHGASRAHLLASLVDDLGLARVTVDGTSAVVRGSRATYRVHLNSGSIHVEPGGYLCVVPASFGGTAHPSLFLPFADEDRITSVILSKVLLLNEDEKITDPTILAQLGPRA
- a CDS encoding FAD-binding oxidoreductase; this translates as MAGKGRSWWGWGNVEDAVTGAEATALATRVRTLLPDVDLTEHVAPPVDELGLRPPRVNPPTSLARLCSTDPADRAAHTHGKAFRDVVRNLHGDVHDPPDLVVRPVTEQDVVDVLDWCAGRDIAVIPYGGGSSVVGGVEPRLGDAYPAAVSLDLGRLDRVLEVDPTSRAARIQAGVFGPALEDQLRRYDLTLRHFPQSFEFSTLGGWLATRAGGHYATVLTHIDDLVESMRVITPAGTSQSRRLPGSGAGPSPDRLFLGSEGALGVITEAWMRLQDRPRWRAGASVHFTDYDGAVTATRAIAQSGLHPSNCRLLDPVEALLNAGAATTGGVLVLGFESADHPVTPWLDRAVELCRDHGGTLPEPSRSDDSSGPRQRTAAADAWRSAFLRMPYQRDALAARSMIVETFETACTWDRFPALRAAVLAAAGEALRAVAATGVVTCRFTHVYPDGPAPYFGVYATGRWGATLAQWDQVKHAVSDALLAAGGTITHHHAVGRDHRPWYDRQRPDPIALALRAAKSALDPSWILNPGVLVDPAR